A region from the Myxococcus stipitatus genome encodes:
- the groL gene encoding chaperonin GroEL (60 kDa chaperone family; promotes refolding of misfolded polypeptides especially under stressful conditions; forms two stacked rings of heptamers to form a barrel-shaped 14mer; ends can be capped by GroES; misfolded proteins enter the barrel where they are refolded when GroES binds), with the protein MAAKEIFFHQSAREAILRGVRTLADAVAVTLGPKGRNVVIEKSFGSPTITKDGVTVAKEIDLENKFENMGAQMVKEVASKTSDKAGDGTTTATVLARAIYEEGLKLVAAGHSPMDLKRGIDKAVEVVVEELKKLSKPTSDKKAIAQVGTISANGDETIGTIIADAMEKVGKEGVITVEEAKGLETTLDVVEGMQFDRGYVSPYFVTNRERMEVVLDDPYILISEKKISSMQDMIPILEQVARSGKPLLIIADDIEGEALATLVVNKIRGVLNVAAVKAPGFGDRRKEMLKDIATLTGGEVVSEDLGHKYENLTLNDLGRAKRITVDKDNTTIVDGNGKKAEIDGRIKLIRSQIDTVTSDYDREKLQERLAKLVGGVAVINVGAATETEMKEKKARVEDALHATRAAVEEGIVPGGGVAYLRALDALAKLKPGGEQDFGVEIIRRAIQEPLRKIASNAGVEGAVVINKVREGKGAYGYNARTDVYEDLEKAGVIDPTKVERTALQNAASVASLLLTTEAMVAERPKGKAKAGAGAGMPDYGGDDMEY; encoded by the coding sequence ATGGCAGCGAAGGAGATCTTCTTCCATCAGTCCGCGCGCGAGGCCATCCTGCGCGGTGTCCGCACGCTGGCGGACGCGGTCGCGGTGACGCTCGGTCCCAAGGGCCGCAACGTGGTCATCGAGAAGAGCTTTGGTTCGCCCACGATCACCAAGGACGGCGTCACCGTCGCCAAGGAGATCGACCTCGAGAACAAGTTCGAGAACATGGGCGCGCAGATGGTGAAGGAGGTCGCGTCGAAGACCTCCGACAAGGCGGGTGACGGCACCACGACGGCGACGGTGCTGGCGCGCGCCATCTACGAGGAGGGCCTGAAGCTGGTGGCCGCTGGCCACAGCCCCATGGACCTCAAGCGCGGCATCGACAAGGCGGTCGAGGTCGTCGTCGAGGAGCTGAAGAAGCTCTCCAAGCCGACGTCCGACAAGAAGGCCATCGCCCAGGTCGGCACCATCTCCGCCAACGGTGACGAGACCATCGGCACCATCATCGCGGACGCGATGGAGAAGGTGGGCAAGGAGGGCGTCATCACCGTCGAGGAGGCCAAGGGCCTGGAGACGACGCTCGACGTGGTGGAGGGCATGCAGTTCGACCGCGGCTACGTGTCGCCGTACTTCGTGACGAACCGCGAGCGCATGGAGGTCGTGCTCGACGACCCGTACATCCTCATCAGCGAGAAGAAGATCTCCTCGATGCAGGACATGATCCCCATCCTGGAGCAGGTCGCCCGCTCGGGTAAGCCGCTGCTCATCATCGCCGACGACATCGAGGGCGAGGCGCTGGCGACCCTGGTGGTGAACAAGATCCGCGGCGTGCTGAACGTGGCCGCGGTGAAGGCGCCGGGCTTCGGCGACCGCCGCAAGGAGATGCTCAAGGACATCGCCACGCTGACGGGCGGCGAGGTGGTCAGCGAGGACCTGGGCCACAAGTACGAGAACCTCACGCTCAACGACCTGGGCCGCGCCAAGCGCATCACGGTGGACAAGGACAACACCACCATCGTCGACGGCAACGGCAAGAAGGCGGAGATCGACGGGCGCATCAAGCTGATCCGCTCGCAGATCGACACGGTCACTAGCGACTACGACCGCGAGAAGCTCCAGGAGCGTCTGGCGAAGCTGGTGGGCGGCGTGGCGGTCATCAACGTCGGCGCGGCCACCGAGACGGAGATGAAGGAGAAGAAGGCCCGCGTCGAGGACGCGCTGCACGCGACCCGCGCGGCCGTCGAGGAGGGCATCGTCCCTGGCGGCGGCGTGGCCTACCTGCGCGCGCTGGACGCGCTGGCGAAGCTGAAGCCGGGCGGTGAGCAGGACTTCGGCGTGGAGATCATCCGCCGCGCCATCCAGGAGCCGCTGCGGAAGATCGCCTCCAACGCGGGCGTCGAGGGCGCGGTCGTCATCAACAAGGTCCGCGAGGGCAAGGGCGCGTACGGCTACAACGCGCGCACCGACGTCTACGAGGACCTGGAGAAGGCCGGCGTCATCGACCCGACGAAGGTGGAGCGCACCGCGCTGCAGAACGCCGCCTCCGTCGCCTCGCTGCTGCTGACCACCGAGGCCATGGTCGCCGAGCGCCCGAAGGGCAAGGCCAAGGCTGGCGCTGGCGCCGGCATGCCGGACTACGGCGGCGACGACATGGAGTACTGA
- the sinM gene encoding signal integration modulator SinM, translating to MRLALLSFLLLVVACSSDKPPAQGGPDASASVDGGDGGGTPDGGSSGDDGGSMGEDGGSTGDDGGTSGEDGGSTGEEDAGHCEEPAREPGAVLVPGLNNPRRLAVDATDIYISESHSLRPQPESGEGQILRLSRGSGEVTTLTKGLYSPDAIAVDAKNVYVLDQGGLWRVDKATGERGMLPIEASVNNVTVGGTDVRTARLSGRDVVVVATGRQRLVRVDTVGAAPSSLVLYESPLNAQVRAARVDGETVWFLVSGGSEPGLYRVALDGNSPAERVVTSITAGTSLELTPTHFLVTEGGGGTGKVWKLPRAGGEPVLLADGLRGPLFPVWFRGAVYFKETVAQSPGFLQRIRGGCDTTTLDEVGPQGTGPGGLLVDGETLLYTSQESGTGGAVGRVP from the coding sequence ATGAGACTCGCGCTCCTGTCCTTCCTGCTGCTCGTGGTGGCGTGCTCCTCCGACAAGCCCCCCGCGCAGGGCGGGCCGGACGCGAGCGCTTCGGTGGATGGTGGGGACGGAGGGGGCACGCCCGATGGGGGCTCCTCCGGAGACGACGGCGGAAGCATGGGCGAGGACGGGGGCTCCACGGGAGATGACGGCGGCACCTCGGGCGAGGACGGGGGCAGCACGGGCGAGGAGGACGCGGGCCACTGCGAGGAGCCCGCGCGCGAGCCCGGGGCGGTGCTGGTGCCGGGCCTGAACAACCCGAGGCGCCTGGCGGTGGACGCGACCGACATCTACATCTCCGAGTCGCACTCGCTGCGCCCGCAGCCGGAGAGCGGCGAGGGACAGATTCTCCGGTTGTCTCGCGGCAGCGGCGAGGTGACGACGCTGACCAAGGGGCTCTATTCACCGGACGCCATCGCGGTGGACGCGAAGAACGTCTACGTGCTGGACCAGGGGGGACTGTGGCGCGTGGACAAGGCCACGGGCGAGCGCGGAATGCTCCCCATCGAGGCGTCGGTGAACAACGTCACCGTGGGCGGGACGGACGTGAGGACCGCGCGCTTGTCGGGCCGCGACGTGGTGGTGGTGGCCACGGGCAGGCAGCGGCTCGTCCGCGTCGACACGGTGGGCGCCGCGCCCTCGTCGCTCGTCCTCTACGAGAGCCCCCTGAACGCGCAGGTGCGCGCCGCCCGCGTCGACGGGGAGACGGTGTGGTTCCTCGTCAGCGGAGGCAGCGAACCGGGCCTCTATCGCGTCGCGCTCGACGGCAACTCGCCCGCCGAGCGCGTCGTCACGAGCATCACCGCCGGGACGTCGCTGGAGCTGACGCCCACGCACTTCCTCGTCACCGAGGGCGGCGGCGGTACCGGGAAGGTGTGGAAGCTGCCCAGAGCCGGGGGCGAGCCCGTGCTGCTCGCGGACGGACTCCGGGGGCCCCTGTTCCCGGTGTGGTTCCGGGGCGCGGTGTACTTCAAGGAGACCGTGGCCCAGAGCCCGGGCTTCCTCCAGCGCATCCGCGGAGGCTGCGACACGACCACCCTCGACGAGGTGGGCCCCCAGGGCACGGGGCCCGGTGGGCTGCTCGTGGACGGCGAGACGCTGCTCTACACCTCGCAGGAGAGCGGCACGGGCGGCGCCGTGGGCCGCGTGCCGTAG